A region from the Acetobacteroides hydrogenigenes genome encodes:
- a CDS encoding RagB/SusD family nutrient uptake outer membrane protein: MKKIKYGILMLIAVVFGITSCTKDLDVKPIDPDDVTAEVVYSKPEGYSQGLAKIYGLFSLTGDGIKGDISGDEGFSGFLRVYWNIQELTSDNAKCAWGDAGIDQLNFGQLSPENQFVYYMYYRVMLSATFMNEYLRQTTEDKVKGRGLGNIWPDVQKYRAEVRFLRAYIYWVGLDLFGNIPVVTEADQIGAGLPIQKTQKEVFDFVEKELLEVQNELAAPNSNAYGRVDKAAAWTLLAKLYLNAETYIKEKHYTDAYTYAKKVITESSYKLQNNYAYNFLADNDVNKSEIIWPIASDGTRTQSFANLTFIMNSSTNGGDAAWKSAIGLQGGWNGNRGTAKLAELFGITDKASLESCPDKRAMFRMLDDIKMNDWKTFVQGVGIMKFKNITSTGAVGSDPTGTFPDTDFPMLRLADVYLMYAEAAVRGGGDVDATVPFVNDIRKRAFGDENHNVAKADLTLDFILAERGRELYYEATRRTDLVRFGKFTSADYLWPWKGGAKDGKATDVKYNLLPLPYQEVGSNPNMKQNPGY; encoded by the coding sequence ATGAAAAAAATAAAATATGGCATACTGATGCTGATCGCCGTTGTCTTCGGAATCACATCGTGTACAAAGGATTTGGATGTAAAGCCAATCGATCCCGATGATGTAACAGCAGAAGTTGTTTACTCAAAGCCTGAGGGGTACTCTCAAGGCCTAGCAAAAATATACGGTCTTTTTAGCTTAACCGGTGATGGTATCAAGGGAGACATCTCTGGTGATGAAGGTTTTTCTGGATTCCTTCGTGTTTACTGGAACATCCAAGAGCTAACTTCGGATAATGCAAAATGCGCCTGGGGTGATGCTGGTATCGATCAGCTAAACTTCGGACAGCTTTCGCCCGAAAACCAGTTTGTGTACTACATGTACTACCGCGTTATGCTCTCGGCAACCTTTATGAACGAGTACCTACGTCAAACTACCGAAGACAAGGTAAAAGGACGTGGTCTTGGAAATATTTGGCCTGATGTACAAAAATACCGTGCAGAGGTTCGCTTCCTAAGAGCTTACATCTACTGGGTTGGCCTAGACCTATTCGGAAACATTCCTGTAGTAACCGAAGCCGACCAGATTGGGGCAGGTCTTCCAATACAAAAAACTCAAAAAGAAGTTTTTGACTTCGTAGAAAAAGAGCTTCTTGAAGTGCAAAACGAGCTTGCTGCCCCAAACAGCAATGCTTACGGAAGAGTTGACAAAGCTGCTGCATGGACTTTGCTTGCCAAGCTTTACCTAAATGCAGAAACCTACATAAAGGAAAAGCACTACACCGATGCTTACACCTACGCTAAGAAGGTTATTACCGAATCAAGCTACAAGCTACAAAACAACTACGCCTACAATTTCTTGGCAGATAACGATGTAAACAAGAGCGAGATCATTTGGCCTATCGCCAGCGATGGTACCAGAACTCAAAGCTTTGCCAACCTTACCTTCATCATGAACTCTTCAACCAACGGTGGCGATGCTGCATGGAAGTCGGCTATAGGCCTTCAAGGTGGATGGAATGGTAATAGAGGTACTGCAAAGCTAGCTGAGCTATTCGGCATTACCGATAAGGCATCTCTTGAAAGCTGCCCAGACAAGCGTGCTATGTTTAGAATGCTCGACGACATCAAAATGAATGACTGGAAAACCTTTGTTCAAGGTGTCGGAATCATGAAGTTTAAGAATATTACTTCGACAGGTGCCGTAGGTAGCGATCCTACCGGAACGTTCCCTGATACCGACTTCCCTATGTTGCGCTTAGCCGATGTTTACCTAATGTACGCCGAAGCAGCAGTTAGAGGCGGTGGTGATGTTGATGCAACCGTTCCATTCGTAAACGACATCCGTAAGAGAGCATTTGGAGATGAGAACCACAACGTCGCTAAAGCAGATCTTACGCTAGACTTTATCCTTGCCGAGCGTGGAAGAGAATTGTACTACGAAGCAACTCGCCGTACCGACCTTGTCCGCTTTGGAAAGTTTACTTCGGCAGACTACCTATGGCCTTGGAAAGGTGGTGCAAAGGATGGTAAAGCTACCGATGTTAAGTACAACCTGCTTCCTCTTCCTTACCAAGAAGTTGGATCGAATCCTAACATGAAGCAAAACCCTGGTTACTAA
- a CDS encoding MFS transporter: protein MKSKPKLSFWQIWNLSFGFLGVQAGFALQNANVSRILSNFGADLHHLSFFWLVAPIMGLVIQPWVGAASDRTWNRLGRRKPFILGGAIAATLGMFLMPNANWVVAIIPPIIFGAIMLALMDASFNVTFQPFRSLVADMTPGEQTTLGYSVQTFLINVGAIIGSFLPYVLTNFMDIDNTAPEGQVPDSVIWSFYLGGGILLLSVLWTVFRTKEYAPKEFAEYQGKSLEEEKVAEKSSFFKTIVNMPAVLGQLAVVQFFSWFALFTMWVYTTPAVAQHIWGTPIGDSSSAAYNEAANWVGVLFGLYSVFAALFSIIMNKVADSFGRKRTFSLALFVGALGFLSIYFFKGQYALIFSMVGVGIAWAAILAMPYAILSQALPAGKTGVYMGIFNITVVVPQIISGILSGTLLKYVFHERAIYMIIMAGISWLLASMMVFVVKDRKGA from the coding sequence ATGAAATCTAAACCTAAGCTGTCGTTTTGGCAAATTTGGAACTTAAGTTTTGGATTCTTAGGGGTTCAAGCAGGCTTTGCGCTGCAAAATGCTAATGTATCTCGCATACTATCCAATTTTGGAGCCGACCTGCATCATCTCTCCTTCTTTTGGCTTGTCGCACCTATTATGGGGTTGGTAATTCAGCCTTGGGTTGGTGCCGCTAGCGATAGAACTTGGAACAGGCTTGGGAGAAGAAAGCCGTTCATCTTAGGGGGGGCTATTGCTGCAACATTAGGGATGTTCCTAATGCCAAATGCGAATTGGGTCGTTGCAATTATACCTCCTATTATATTTGGTGCCATCATGTTGGCTCTTATGGACGCTTCGTTCAACGTTACCTTTCAGCCATTCCGCTCATTGGTTGCAGATATGACGCCAGGCGAACAAACAACTTTGGGTTATTCTGTACAAACATTTCTGATAAATGTTGGGGCAATAATCGGATCGTTCCTACCTTATGTTCTTACAAATTTTATGGACATCGATAACACTGCACCTGAGGGGCAGGTGCCCGATTCTGTGATATGGTCATTCTACTTAGGTGGAGGAATATTACTATTGTCTGTGCTTTGGACTGTATTTCGAACAAAAGAATATGCTCCAAAGGAATTTGCAGAATATCAGGGAAAATCCTTGGAAGAAGAAAAAGTTGCCGAGAAATCCAGCTTTTTTAAGACTATCGTAAATATGCCTGCAGTGCTTGGTCAACTTGCTGTAGTTCAGTTTTTTTCTTGGTTTGCTCTTTTTACTATGTGGGTGTACACTACTCCAGCTGTCGCTCAACATATCTGGGGTACCCCCATCGGAGATTCTTCGTCTGCAGCATATAACGAAGCTGCAAATTGGGTAGGAGTGCTCTTTGGCCTGTACAGCGTTTTTGCAGCATTATTCTCTATCATAATGAATAAGGTTGCTGATAGTTTTGGAAGAAAGAGAACTTTTTCTTTAGCGCTTTTTGTTGGTGCGCTGGGGTTTTTATCGATCTACTTTTTTAAGGGACAGTATGCGCTCATATTTTCAATGGTAGGAGTTGGAATTGCGTGGGCTGCTATTCTTGCAATGCCTTATGCTATTCTTTCGCAGGCTTTACCAGCTGGAAAGACAGGCGTTTACATGGGAATCTTTAACATTACCGTTGTTGTTCCTCAAATCATTAGTGGGATTTTATCTGGAACGCTTCTCAAGTACGTTTTTCATGAACGTGCTATTTACATGATAATTATGGCAGGTATCTCTTGGTTGCTTGCAAGTATGATGGTCTTTGTTGTTAAGGATAGAAAAGGAGCGTAG
- a CDS encoding SusC/RagA family TonB-linked outer membrane protein, whose translation MKLPISALRKSLMTLLVVSLFSVGAMAQVLKVTGKVTDSKTGEGLPGVSVIVKGTTTGTATDINGAYSINASKGATLEFSFVGYTPLSATVEGAILNVKLVEATKTIDEVVVIGYGSVKIKDATGSVQAVSSKNFTKGMASSPQELIAGKLSGVTVTSNGGSPTSSPTIRIRGGSSVSASNDPLIVIDGVPVDNNAISGVGNALQSINPNDIESINVLKDASSTAIYGARASNGVIIITTKKGKSGFNVTFESKNSIATPTESLEVLSSKELIDIAKNYYASNSQAMAVINAADTKVNTDWQDAILRNAFSSDNNISVSGTKGFLPYRVSLGYTKQDGIVKTSGLERTTMAVNLSPTFFDKSLSVNLNLKGTYSENRFNQAGAINESLLYDPTKTPKSSDPKYQPYGGYFTWLDNAGKPLKFAYNPLSQLEQRYDKGYAYRSIGNLQLDYKIPYLEGLKAVLNLGYDYSKSNGKVYASENAGFAYYDKGINNKYDQEKKNELLDFYFNYNKPFDFLKSNLDITAGYSWQHFWRSESNDNSNIPGTITSKSDNKTENYLVSFFGRVNYSIFDKYLLTATVRRDGSSRFQGDNQWGTFPSAAIAWKLDQEEIFKNIPVLSSLKLRAGWGITGQQDITNNDYPALARYTYGNNTHQYPLGGTYYNVITPVAYDANLKWEETESYNVGLDFGVFNSRITGSVDLYYKYTSDLINNIAIPAGTNFAENIITNVGNFESRGIDLNLTGQVINKKDLNWSLTYVLNYNKTKIKKLTLLEDPSFVGNEVGGIAGAQNNNIQLNAVGNPLNSFYVFKQVYDQNGKPIESLYEDLNGDGKIDGKDRYIYKSPYAPVTMGLNSALTYKNWMFNFSGRLSLGNYVYNNVASKSTYSEIFPNNLGFLQNIPRSTVKTGFKTLTSNLLKSDYFVENASFFKMDYITLGYTFNKIFSTKLSAVVTGTVQNAFVITNYSGLNPEVFNGIDNQVYPTPRTYVLGLTLNF comes from the coding sequence ATGAAACTACCCATTTCCGCATTAAGGAAATCCCTTATGACTCTACTGGTAGTTTCCCTATTTTCGGTAGGTGCCATGGCACAAGTACTGAAAGTTACAGGGAAAGTAACTGATTCGAAAACTGGTGAAGGTCTCCCAGGGGTAAGCGTAATCGTTAAAGGTACCACCACTGGTACAGCCACCGACATCAACGGTGCGTATTCTATTAATGCATCGAAAGGTGCTACGCTGGAGTTCTCTTTCGTTGGGTATACTCCACTCTCGGCTACTGTAGAAGGAGCAATACTTAACGTAAAACTTGTAGAAGCAACAAAAACTATTGACGAGGTTGTTGTAATTGGCTATGGTTCTGTAAAGATTAAAGATGCTACCGGATCAGTACAGGCTGTATCGTCAAAGAACTTTACTAAAGGAATGGCAAGTTCGCCTCAAGAGTTGATTGCAGGTAAACTTTCTGGTGTTACTGTAACCTCTAATGGTGGTAGCCCAACCTCTTCTCCTACAATCAGAATTAGAGGAGGTTCGTCTGTGTCAGCCAGCAACGATCCTCTAATTGTAATTGATGGCGTTCCTGTAGACAACAACGCCATTTCAGGTGTTGGAAATGCGCTACAATCAATCAATCCAAACGACATTGAAAGCATAAATGTCCTTAAGGACGCAAGTTCTACAGCCATCTATGGTGCTCGTGCTTCAAATGGGGTTATTATCATTACCACGAAAAAGGGTAAGAGTGGCTTTAACGTAACCTTCGAGAGCAAGAATAGCATTGCTACTCCTACTGAATCTCTAGAGGTTCTTTCTTCTAAAGAGCTAATTGATATTGCCAAAAACTACTATGCGAGCAACTCGCAAGCAATGGCTGTAATCAATGCTGCCGATACAAAAGTTAATACAGACTGGCAAGATGCGATTTTAAGAAATGCATTTAGCTCAGACAACAACATTAGCGTATCTGGAACAAAAGGGTTCCTACCTTACCGTGTTTCGCTTGGTTATACCAAACAAGACGGTATCGTTAAGACTTCTGGCCTAGAAAGAACTACGATGGCTGTTAACCTTTCTCCTACCTTCTTTGACAAGAGCCTTTCTGTTAACTTAAACTTGAAAGGAACCTACTCAGAAAATAGGTTTAATCAGGCTGGAGCAATTAACGAGTCGCTTCTTTACGATCCTACAAAAACTCCAAAATCAAGCGATCCTAAATATCAGCCATATGGAGGCTACTTTACTTGGCTTGACAATGCAGGCAAACCGCTAAAATTTGCCTACAACCCTCTTTCTCAACTAGAGCAACGCTATGACAAAGGATATGCTTACAGAAGCATCGGGAATCTACAGCTAGACTATAAGATCCCTTACCTAGAAGGATTAAAGGCTGTACTAAACCTTGGATACGACTACTCTAAGAGTAATGGAAAGGTTTATGCTTCAGAAAATGCAGGTTTTGCATACTACGACAAAGGCATAAACAACAAGTACGATCAAGAAAAAAAGAACGAGCTGTTAGACTTCTACTTTAACTACAATAAGCCTTTCGACTTCTTGAAAAGCAACCTAGACATAACTGCAGGTTACTCTTGGCAACATTTCTGGAGATCGGAAAGCAACGACAACTCTAATATTCCTGGTACAATTACCAGCAAATCTGACAACAAAACAGAGAACTACCTAGTATCCTTCTTTGGTAGAGTAAACTATTCGATTTTTGACAAATACCTGCTTACTGCAACTGTTAGAAGAGATGGTTCTTCAAGATTCCAAGGCGACAATCAATGGGGTACATTCCCTTCTGCTGCAATTGCATGGAAGCTAGACCAAGAAGAAATATTCAAGAACATACCTGTTCTTTCTTCATTGAAGCTACGTGCAGGTTGGGGTATTACAGGTCAGCAAGATATTACCAACAACGACTACCCTGCACTAGCAAGGTACACTTACGGTAACAACACCCACCAGTACCCACTTGGAGGAACTTACTACAACGTAATTACCCCAGTTGCTTACGATGCAAATCTAAAGTGGGAGGAAACCGAATCGTACAATGTTGGCTTAGACTTTGGCGTTTTCAATAGCAGAATAACAGGATCAGTTGACTTATACTACAAGTACACTTCTGACTTGATCAACAACATTGCTATTCCTGCAGGTACCAACTTTGCCGAAAACATTATCACCAACGTTGGCAACTTCGAAAGTAGAGGTATCGACCTCAACCTGACTGGCCAAGTTATAAACAAGAAAGATCTTAACTGGTCTTTAACCTATGTTCTTAACTACAATAAGACGAAGATCAAGAAGCTTACCCTTCTTGAAGATCCTAGCTTTGTTGGAAATGAAGTTGGAGGTATTGCTGGTGCTCAAAACAACAACATTCAGCTCAATGCCGTTGGCAACCCTCTTAACAGCTTCTACGTATTCAAGCAAGTTTACGACCAAAACGGAAAGCCAATCGAATCGCTATACGAAGATTTGAACGGTGATGGCAAGATTGATGGAAAAGACCGTTACATCTACAAGTCGCCATATGCGCCTGTTACAATGGGATTAAACTCAGCCCTTACCTACAAGAACTGGATGTTTAACTTCTCAGGTCGACTTTCTCTAGGCAACTACGTTTACAACAACGTTGCGTCTAAGTCTACCTATAGTGAGATTTTCCCTAACAACCTTGGATTCCTTCAAAACATTCCAAGATCGACTGTAAAAACTGGATTTAAGACTCTTACTTCAAACCTATTAAAGTCTGACTACTTTGTTGAAAACGCATCTTTCTTTAAGATGGACTATATCACGTTGGGCTATACCTTCAACAAGATATTCTCAACCAAGCTGTCGGCCGTTGTAACAGGAACTGTACAAAATGCCTTTGTTATTACAAATTATAGCGGTTTGAACCCAGAGGTGTTTAACGGAATAGACAACCAAGTTTATCCAACTCCACGTACATACGTACTTGGCTTAACGTTAAATTTCTAA
- a CDS encoding LacI family DNA-binding transcriptional regulator, whose product MKNSRVTIKDIAKELGLSVSTVSRALKDHPDISVETKKAVVELSQRLKYKPNMMALSLKNSRSNIVGVIIPELVHYFFSSVISGIQEVADKHKMRVIVQQSNESFEQEGEALDAFSDGWIDGLIVSISKETSTYEHFDELQAKGIPIVFFDRPIEQDNVDSVVFDDYKGAYDAVEYLLKIGRRSIAHFAGPASTHVGRERLRGYKKALQDNGIPFSEDLVLYADSFEKGGAGVEALVAKGIEFDAIFTCNDFTAMGVLKALKREGILVPDQVAVVGFGDEDIARMVEPPLTTVRQPGREMGRVAMQTLIDKIDKVPTKERVHTLEASIIVRETT is encoded by the coding sequence ATGAAAAATAGCCGAGTAACCATTAAGGATATTGCTAAAGAGCTAGGGCTGTCTGTTTCTACGGTGTCTCGAGCACTGAAAGATCACCCTGATATCAGCGTTGAAACTAAAAAAGCCGTGGTTGAGTTGTCACAAAGGCTTAAGTATAAGCCAAATATGATGGCGCTTAGCCTGAAAAATAGTCGAAGCAATATTGTAGGGGTGATTATTCCTGAACTGGTTCATTACTTTTTTTCTTCTGTTATTTCCGGAATACAGGAGGTTGCCGATAAGCATAAAATGCGCGTAATAGTTCAGCAAAGTAACGAAAGTTTTGAGCAAGAGGGAGAGGCTTTAGATGCATTTTCTGATGGATGGATTGACGGTTTAATCGTATCTATTTCAAAAGAAACGTCAACCTACGAGCATTTTGACGAGCTTCAAGCCAAAGGTATTCCGATAGTTTTTTTCGATAGGCCTATTGAGCAGGATAACGTAGACTCTGTTGTTTTTGACGATTATAAAGGAGCATACGATGCGGTTGAATACCTTCTTAAAATTGGACGTCGAAGCATTGCCCATTTTGCAGGACCAGCATCAACGCATGTGGGGCGAGAGAGGCTTAGAGGGTATAAGAAAGCATTACAAGATAATGGTATTCCTTTTAGTGAAGATCTAGTGCTTTATGCCGATTCTTTTGAAAAGGGAGGGGCTGGCGTAGAGGCCTTAGTTGCAAAAGGAATTGAGTTTGATGCTATATTTACATGCAATGATTTTACAGCAATGGGTGTTTTAAAAGCCTTGAAAAGAGAAGGGATATTGGTTCCTGATCAGGTTGCTGTGGTAGGGTTTGGCGATGAAGATATCGCACGAATGGTGGAACCTCCATTAACGACCGTTCGGCAACCTGGAAGGGAAATGGGACGTGTCGCGATGCAGACCTTGATAGATAAAATAGATAAAGTTCCTACGAAAGAACGTGTCCATACGCTTGAGGCAAGTATTATTGTTCGAGAGACTACCTAG